CCTTAACGCCTTCCCCACTGACACAGAGGAAGAACTCAAATTCATCCAGGAAAAATGCGCGAAGCTCGGCGTGCCCGTCGTGGAGTCCGACATCTGGGCGAAGGGCGGCGAGGGCGGCATCGAAATGGCCGAAGCGGTCATCAAAGCCTGCGATAAAGAAAACAGCTTCCACTACCTCTACGACGAAAAACTCTCGCCGAAAGAGAAGATCGAGACCATCGCGACGAAGATATACGGAGCCGACGGCGTAGTGTTCACAGACAAAGCCGAAAAAGACCTTAAGAAAATCCACGAACTCGGCAAAGACGGACTGCTCATCTGCATGGCGAAGACGCAGGCTTCGATCTCCGACGACGCGAGCAAAAAAGGCCGTCCGACCGGATTCAAGCTTACGGTGCGCGAAGTGCGCCTCTCGGCCGGAGCGGGCTTCATCATTCCCATCACGGGAGCCATCATGACGATGCCCGGTCTGCCGAAACGCCCCGCCGCCTGCAGCATCGACGTCGACGCGCAGGGAAAGGTCACCGGACTGTTCTAAGCGAATCAATAAAGCAAAAGATCTAAAATTATCGGAGCCGCAGTATGAAGCGGCTCCGATTTTACATGGAGCGGGCAGCTTTTGTAAGGAATTCTATGCGGCAATCCCGCGCAGGAAGCTGTCTAAAACTGATTTTGAAAAATCTCGCATACGCTTATTCGAATGCTCTATCGCCCAATCGGTAAGGCAGCCGCGGCTGACTATCGTCAGGTCGTGTACAAGTTGTGCGACCGGGATGTCTTTCCTGATCGTTCCCTCGTCCTGTCCTTTCTCCATGAGCTCAGTCATAATCTTGTAATACTCGCGCCCCATGTCTGTCATGATTGTTGCGAACTCGGTATTGGAAAGCAAATAAGAATATATCACACTGATATATTCCGTCCCGTAATTGATACAAGTTTCCTGTATGTATAAAAGCATTTCCTTGATGATCTCTGGCGCCGTGGCATTTGCAAAATGGGGATCATTTTTTATGTTTATGTAATATTTTGCATATTGTTCGTCTAGTCTGTCATGCCATGCCGTCAAAAGTTCGTATTTATTTTTAAAATGATGGTAGAGCGCCCCCACGGAAATATTGGCGGCATCGGCGATCTCTTCGACCGTAACGTTATAAAATCCCCGCTCACGGAACATTGTATGCGCTATATCAAATATCCTGTTTTTTGTCTCTATGGCTTGAAGCTTACGTTTATTGCTGCGAATATACAACGGTATAACTCCCTTTATGAAGACACGAATTAGCTATGTTTTTTGCCTGTAGACTTCATACAGCAATACTATCATATTTTTATGATTAGAATTATATATATTTCTCGGAATATACTTGAAGAGGTGAAAATTTCAAAAAAAATATTGACTTGTCTTTTATATTAAGCTAGAATCTTCGTTGGCATAATACGTTCACCGAATATATTCTATAATGTGTTCACAAAAGGAGGTATGGGGCAGAACGTATTCTGCGGGATTCTTTCTATAATTATTTATAATATATCTGAGGAGGGTCTTTTATGCACGAATTGCAGTATGTTCCAGCTATGTTGTGGGTTGTTATAGCTTATATGTTGGCAATGATCGCTGTGGGAGGATATTTTTACAACAAAGCAAAAAAAGCGGGAAATGAATCAAAAGAAGATTTTCTGCTTGCGGGGCGCAGTCTTGGAAAGATAGTCATTATAGGTACGATCTTTGCCACGTACCTCGGTGGCGGAACTGTGACCGGAGGCGGAAACTCGCTTGCGTATAATTTCGGTATATGGCCAGGAATCTGTTTTATGCTTCCTCCCATATTCAGCCTGTCAGTCCTCTATCTGTTGAGTGAAAAAATAAGAGAGAGCGGCTGTTATACAATAGCGGAGCTGCTAGAAAAAAAGTTTGGCAGTACGGCGCGTACTATAGCGGCAGCTATCATTGCAATATCATTCATATCCATAGTTTCTTTCCAATATCGTGGGCTTGGGTTTGTCTTGAATACCACTACGGGGCTTCCGATTACGTCTTGTACGATAATATGCGCGGTTATCGTCATAATACTGGCATACTCAGGCGGTCTGAAAACAGTAGCTACGACGGATGCCATGAGCGCTTTTTTGATGCTGATCGGCATTGGCGCCGCTGTTCCGATGCTTCTTTCCAAGGTCGGCGGAATTGAGTGGGTAAGAGCTACGGCCACGGCAGATCAGCTCAGTTTCCTGGGGGGCCAGTCGTTCTGGGGATGGCTCGGAGCCTATTTGCCGCTGACGTTCCTCACCATTGGAGACCAAAATTTTTATCAGAGGATAAATGCGGCAAAAGATCTGAAAACGGCACGTGCCGGCTTGATAGGCTGTCTTGCGGCGTCGCTTGTGGTAATGCCGCTGATCGCATGTATTTCGTTTATCGGACGGCTGTATTTCGGAAGCAATATCGCGGCAGGACAATCCCTGATCGCGACAGCGTCTTTGCTCCCAGTATTCTGGGGCGGCCTGTTGTTGTCTGCGGCATCGGCGTTCATAATCACAACCGCCGACTCCTTCCTTCTTTCCGCATCGTCAAACTTTACAGTT
The window above is part of the Cloacibacillus evryensis DSM 19522 genome. Proteins encoded here:
- a CDS encoding TetR/AcrR family transcriptional regulator; its protein translation is MYIRSNKRKLQAIETKNRIFDIAHTMFRERGFYNVTVEEIADAANISVGALYHHFKNKYELLTAWHDRLDEQYAKYYINIKNDPHFANATAPEIIKEMLLYIQETCINYGTEYISVIYSYLLSNTEFATIMTDMGREYYKIMTELMEKGQDEGTIRKDIPVAQLVHDLTIVSRGCLTDWAIEHSNKRMRDFSKSVLDSFLRGIAA
- a CDS encoding sodium:solute symporter family protein, which encodes MHELQYVPAMLWVVIAYMLAMIAVGGYFYNKAKKAGNESKEDFLLAGRSLGKIVIIGTIFATYLGGGTVTGGGNSLAYNFGIWPGICFMLPPIFSLSVLYLLSEKIRESGCYTIAELLEKKFGSTARTIAAAIIAISFISIVSFQYRGLGFVLNTTTGLPITSCTIICAVIVIILAYSGGLKTVATTDAMSAFLMLIGIGAAVPMLLSKVGGIEWVRATATADQLSFLGGQSFWGWLGAYLPLTFLTIGDQNFYQRINAAKDLKTARAGLIGCLAASLVVMPLIACISFIGRLYFGSNIAAGQSLIATASLLPVFWGGLLLSAASAFIITTADSFLLSASSNFTVDIYTKVINPHASEREQMWATRLFIAGAGVLAYVILQFYPSILAVQYMSYTISGCAITPAVVSVLVWPKVTKFGGIASMVCGTFATVIWEVLKYPYGVQTIYVALPISIIVLLVGSLCTQPKTGACAADNL